A single region of the Amphiprion ocellaris isolate individual 3 ecotype Okinawa chromosome 4, ASM2253959v1, whole genome shotgun sequence genome encodes:
- the ubl5 gene encoding ubiquitin-like protein 5, translating into MIEVVCNDRLGKKVRVKCNSEDTIGDLKKLIAAQTGTRYDKIVLKKWYTIFKDHVSLGDYEIHDGMNLELYYQ; encoded by the exons ATGATCGAGGTGGTTTGCAACGATCGACTGGGCAAGAAAGTCCGGGTCAAGTGCAA CTCAGAGGATACCATTGGAGATCTGAAGAAGCTCATTGCCGCCCAGACAGGAACACGATACGACAAGATCGTGTTAAAGAAATG GTACACCATATTCAAAGACCACGTGTCACTGGGTGACT ATGAAATCCACGATGGGATGAACCTGGAGCTGTACTACCAGTAG